The sequence below is a genomic window from Cicer arietinum cultivar CDC Frontier isolate Library 1 chromosome 6, Cicar.CDCFrontier_v2.0, whole genome shotgun sequence.
agaaggtgttgAGTAGGTTCAATATGAATTTCTCAAAGGTTGTAGTTACACTTATGACACAACACTTCAAGCTCTCCAAGAAACATGCACCAGAGACCGAGGATGAGGTCACTCATATCACGAAAGTTCCACATGCTAATGCAGTGGGCAGCCTTATGTACTTGATAATTTGCACTATGCAAGAATTGGCCTATGCTGTGAGTTTAGTATGCCGATACATGGGAAATCATGGAAGCCTACATTGGGAAGCCTTGAAATGGATATTCAGGTACCTGCGAGAAACTTCAATTGTTGGTTTGAAGTATGGCAGACATAACACAACAAGTTTGAAGTGATCGGTTTTGTTGATGTAGATTATGTTGGATGTTTGGATACTAGGAGATCCTTGACAAGGTATGCGTTCAAATTTTGTAGTAATACAGTGAGTTGGAAATGCAATCTCAAACATGTTGTTTCCTTGTCCACCACTGAGGCTGAATATATTGTTGTTACTAAAGAAATAAAGGAGGCTATTTGGATGGGAGGAATGGTTAAGAGCATGGAGACAAAACAAGTTGTTACCAAGGTGTTCTGTGATAATCAAAGTAGTATTCACTTGGCAAGAAATCAAGTATACCATGATGAGAGGACAAAACACATAGATGACAAGCTACATTTTGTGAGAGAAGTCATTGCAAAAGGAAAGATAAGCTTGAAGAAGTTATACACCGGTGATAATCCAGCTAATATGCTTACTTAAGCACTGCCTGGGATAATCCAGCTAATATGCTTACTTAAGCACTGCCTGGGCCAAAGTCCAAACGAAGTTGTGTGGGTGAAAGTTAAGTCAAAGTGGATTTGTTGATTTGTGTGTTAGCATTAGATGGCTTAgaactttctatttttagtttgggTATTTAGAATTGGTTACATTCTGTTAGCATTAGATGGCTTAGAACTTTCTGTTAATACTGATAACATAATTTGTTGCTCAGATATATAATGGCTTGTATACAAGTAATGCGTAGTATACTCTActcaattaaatgaaaaaaaaattcattcccAAATTCTTCTAAGTTCTCTTTCTATGTGAAACTCAATTTCCATTGCTTACTTTTCAACAAAACacaactcaaaaaacaaaaataagctTGGCAATGCATAAAAGCTATTTAAAGCCTTGAATTTGCTGCTTTGCATACCAGTCAAAGAGACGGTTAAATAAGTCAACTCCACTCCCTTGACTAAAACATtgacaatgaaaacaaaataaaggcAGATTCTCATATTCTACGTTAAAAGCAAAATTCAACATATAAAAATCATTGACAATCATGGACATTCGctaaaaaaaactacatatCACTGTATACTTTGCTTACGAAATTTTAGATGTCTTCATTCACAAATTAACTAGGGGCCCAGCATCCACACAAGAAGCCTTACATATCCATAGACTGCCGTCCAGTCCCAGCCTTTGATttattcttcctcttcttcGACCCATTTGTGTTAAATCTTTTTTTCTTGGGTTGTTCCTCTACTACTACAACTGGTCGTGTGCTCAGTAAATGTTGATGAATGGCAGCCAAGGGATCCATTTGGAAGGAAAGATCCTTAAAAATATCAGACAATCGTTGTCCTTCCTTCAATCTGATTAACAAGTAAATAGTAGTTACATATactattttatgtattaaatgTGAAGTTGCCAATATAATCGTTGAATTATGATAGTTAACACTCACACTAATTTCTGTCTCGAATTACAATTAAGCTTAAAGTTGTCCTCGTTGCATGGTTTTTGTGGAGCCTTCAACTCTGGAAGGGACTCTAACAGTGAAGAGAGGTTatatactttcaattttttctgccgccttttttgtttgttatttttctgACAGAATACCACATGTTCAGAAAATTAATAACACTCAATTTTGCACATAAAATAAGACTGACATGTATCTAAAAGAACCTTGGTTCAGTTAGAATAAAAATGAAGCAATTGTGTCACCAGGACAATCTCAATAAAGATTTGTCTGCAAAAATTATtgcaagtttctattaatatttACTTTCATGAGCACTCCTTGAAATTTTTACGAAAATTAGTTCTGAATACATAAAAAGTAAAGCTTCAGTCTAGATATAAGTTTACTATGTCCCCCGTTTcttttataaagagaaagaaaaaaattgtatgcttgctACTTTGGAACTCAAGTTATTAATGGGAACTCCAACATCTTTTATACTAATGCATCAATCAAATAcacaatatttcatcaagatTTATAAATGGGAAGCACATACATGCTTATCAAAATGAAACTGAAAAATATCTTTAGATTAGAATATTTCTGTCAGAACTTAGAAACATATTAATCAGGGCAAAATGCCTGAAACACATTAATCAGGGCAAAATGCCTGCCCAATCTGAATCTGTTGACGACCGTAACAAAACTCAAGTGGGAAACAAGAAACATCTCAAGATAACAtctcaaaatcaattttcaatcaATGATTTATAATACCCAGCATAATACAGTTAATTGGCGATTAACTcacgaaaaaaaaaatgagattctCACCTTAGCAATAGACTTTTGGGCAGTCAAGGAAGCAACAGCATCCTTCACCTCTACAATAACATCAAGGGTTGGAACAAGTTAAAATCTAGACAGGTTCACGTAACATTGCACCCAACTACCAGCTATAAActtcatatacacataaataaaacatatacaTAGGACTACTTAATCCTTACATAAAACTAGCACCTCAGATATTGtgttctattattttattttctcaacaAACTCAACTGTTTTATATTCTAAAACAGCTTCGAAACCCAACACGCCAATAACCATACATTATAATGTTGTAATGGAAGACCATAAAAACTTGATCTCCAAAACTTACTGGAATAAAACTGTAGCTTCCTTTCGAACTTGTGATTCGACTTTGAATCTGATGAATCTGACCTGCACTCATGAAAAATTCAACCTCAGATTGCATATAGGGAAATCAATCAGATAGGAAACTAACTTTATTATTCGGAAGAGAAAAAGGGATTAACCTTATATTTGTCTTTCCCATTGTGGTAACTTAGGGTATGAAGATAACCAAATCCTATTAGGGCCGATCCTAAAATATTTGGTGCCCTGCGAGAGCTATAAAAATAATACCTGATGATCACTATATATTTTCTTgcaaaaacattaataatttattcattataaTCAAGATTGTTTAATCAAATCATTCCCAAGTCACGATTTCAAGGCTACAGTGCAAAACCACGtgaaaatcaatctcaaataagaggaaaaaaaatcaagtcAGAATTTTGGGATAAAATCCCATCTTCTCCTTCACAAAATAGGCACgatgtttgaaaaaaatcaacataatggaagaagaagaattcaatgaaacaacacaacaacaacagaaaaactaaaatgttaaaaataagaATGAAAACAACCAttgaaagaagagaaaaaagttGGTAAGGATGAATAGAAACGAACCAGAACTAAAcgattgagaaagaaggaagGAGGGTGGAGGAAGGTGGAATGTTGGTGGTCAATGGGTAATGAGAAAGTGAGTATGGTTTTGGAGTTTTGGGTGAAAGGATAGAAAGAATAGTAAGAGACTACTATAACAAACAACAAACCCCGTTTgtggtttttaatttgaataaaacgacttcaaattagggtttttctttttaaataactcacctttaaaataaaatttatcaatacactctaacttaaaaactatttatcatcttttagatttttttatcaaaatatctctttttttttaagtatttaaataaaaaatttattttaaaaaaatatcaaaatacttttttaagtaagatatgatatcatttttttaataaatgtctCATCTCAGGATGCTAccaattattttgtattttattttttattttttgttaactgtcttattttttctcaaaatataataaataaataataaagtaatcgcaccaaattataataacaataaagtAATCACACTAATgtgtaataaattatatattttttaacaaaaatatattcaatctcTATTTCATTGTCAATTTTTCAACACACATAATGTGTTTTGGACTGATCCAGGTCGGATCAAatgatatt
It includes:
- the LOC101490629 gene encoding uncharacterized protein; its protein translation is MGKTNIRSDSSDSKSNHKFERKLQFYSKVKDAVASLTAQKSIAKKNNKQKRRQKKLKVYNLSSLLESLPELKAPQKPCNEDNFKLNCNSRQKLVLKEGQRLSDIFKDLSFQMDPLAAIHQHLLSTRPVVVVEEQPKKKRFNTNGSKKRKNKSKAGTGRQSMDM